The following coding sequences lie in one Vicinamibacterales bacterium genomic window:
- a CDS encoding P-loop NTPase fold protein gives MWPDNETADDLIGFQVHADLVRAVVLNPKLLPVTVGVFGDWGGGKTSIMRMLEHGLSPESWEKGSLEAIQCEGTAVVYVNTWEFEGYDDAKAAILSAVLLQLHEHQRFGAKVRKNALRLLKGINAMRLVRLSFKYAVLPAAAAAMTGGAAAVPAAVLAASGLSQFFAAGGKSEGEPETPALDDSGELWKGLPKDEAIDVRTFRREFATLLAEAKIESLVVLIDDLDRCSPDRIVENLEAVKLFLSVKNTAFVIGADRRIVEHAIRSRYARPVSHGGDEARRASALAAEDQLVRDYLEKLVQVPYAIPRLSAAEIETYMTLLFCSVHLKDEDAGLCVKAAHAARKANRYGAFGYGGVWQALSGNVPKPLASHLALAVAASPLMADGLKGNPRQVKRFLNALMLRKELASVAGLDQTIETNKLVKLMILEYVEPDLFVDLFNRINADGHVEILEIVENQGREPAKAKVKDTAKDLLPGWSKAWTTRWAAMEPSLVRTDLRDYFWVSRDRLESTFSGITMVPPIVRAVIGDFATGLAPKRNQAVATAKTLGADERAVMYQLLEREIAVRPADLKSYEPLRALTEADVDGAAATLARVLTNTPAPEMPGTLGLWTVTLLKNKPAYRDVLGPAVDQLRGTDTTVGKAIDTANE, from the coding sequence ATGTGGCCCGACAACGAAACCGCCGACGATCTGATTGGCTTCCAGGTCCACGCCGACCTCGTTCGCGCGGTGGTCCTCAACCCCAAGTTGTTGCCTGTTACCGTAGGCGTGTTCGGCGACTGGGGCGGGGGCAAGACGAGCATCATGCGGATGCTCGAGCACGGCCTGTCGCCCGAGTCCTGGGAGAAGGGGAGTCTGGAGGCCATCCAGTGCGAAGGGACAGCCGTCGTTTATGTCAACACCTGGGAGTTCGAAGGCTACGACGACGCAAAGGCGGCGATCCTGAGCGCCGTCCTGCTGCAGCTCCATGAGCATCAGCGATTCGGTGCAAAGGTTCGTAAGAACGCCCTTAGACTCCTCAAGGGCATCAACGCAATGCGCCTCGTGCGGCTTTCCTTCAAATATGCAGTGCTCCCGGCGGCCGCCGCAGCTATGACAGGCGGCGCGGCGGCGGTGCCCGCTGCGGTGCTCGCGGCCTCAGGCCTGAGCCAGTTCTTCGCTGCAGGTGGGAAGTCCGAAGGGGAGCCCGAGACTCCGGCGCTCGATGATTCCGGCGAGCTGTGGAAGGGACTGCCCAAGGACGAAGCGATTGATGTGCGGACGTTCAGAAGGGAATTTGCCACGCTGCTGGCCGAGGCGAAGATCGAGTCGCTCGTCGTCCTGATTGACGACCTTGACCGTTGCTCCCCGGACCGCATCGTCGAGAATCTCGAGGCCGTCAAACTGTTTCTGAGCGTGAAGAATACAGCCTTCGTCATCGGCGCTGACCGCCGCATAGTGGAGCATGCGATCCGCTCTCGTTACGCGCGTCCGGTATCACACGGCGGCGACGAAGCGCGCCGAGCGTCGGCGCTCGCTGCGGAAGATCAGCTGGTGCGCGACTACCTTGAGAAACTGGTCCAGGTGCCGTACGCGATTCCGCGGCTATCCGCGGCGGAGATTGAAACGTACATGACGCTGCTCTTTTGCAGCGTGCACTTGAAAGACGAGGATGCAGGCCTTTGCGTGAAGGCAGCGCACGCAGCGCGCAAAGCCAATCGTTACGGGGCATTCGGCTACGGCGGCGTCTGGCAGGCGTTGTCTGGCAACGTCCCGAAACCTCTGGCCTCGCATCTTGCTCTCGCAGTCGCCGCAAGCCCGCTCATGGCGGATGGGCTGAAGGGAAATCCGCGTCAGGTGAAAAGGTTTCTGAACGCGCTGATGCTGCGCAAGGAGCTCGCCAGCGTCGCTGGCCTCGACCAGACGATCGAGACGAATAAGCTGGTGAAATTGATGATTCTCGAGTACGTCGAGCCCGACCTGTTTGTTGATCTGTTCAACAGGATCAATGCCGACGGCCACGTCGAAATCCTTGAGATTGTGGAGAACCAAGGCCGCGAGCCCGCGAAGGCGAAGGTGAAGGACACGGCGAAGGATCTCCTGCCGGGCTGGTCGAAGGCGTGGACAACGAGGTGGGCCGCGATGGAACCATCGCTGGTCCGCACGGACCTTCGGGATTACTTTTGGGTCTCGCGCGACCGGCTGGAGTCGACGTTCTCCGGTATCACGATGGTGCCGCCGATCGTACGCGCAGTGATCGGTGACTTTGCCACTGGTCTAGCGCCAAAGCGCAATCAAGCAGTCGCGACGGCGAAGACGCTCGGGGCCGACGAACGTGCTGTCATGTACCAGTTACTTGAACGGGAGATTGCGGTACGACCGGCGGATCTCAAATCCTACGAGCCGCTGCGAGCGCTGACTGAAGCGGACGTGGACGGTGCGGCGGCCACTCTCGCCCGGGTGCTGACCAACACTCCAGCGCCCGAGATGCCGGGTACCTTGGGCCTGTGGACCGTAACGCTGCTCAAGAACAAGCCGGCCTATCGCGATGTGCTCGGACCGGCAGTCGATCAGCTGCGCGGAACCGACACCACGGTCGGCAAGGCGATTGACACAGCGAACGAGTAG
- the qatC gene encoding Qat anti-phage system QueC-like protein QatC — protein MALYEDGTRLCTLDIQYSMLRTLRNPNPLALDFLVLASAVYALDKTIVRATAQDGWTRECSLSMPVSDPGRWNAALPELTEAITFLTGDRWRFAFAPLSGQIAFLRRAPRTRHRQVVIPTAALNTVCLFSGGLDSLVGAIDHLEQEGSKLLLIGHHDGDMAGPFSDQRNLIEPLRAAYPQRLRPIFVRIGQAPSGDEITLRSRSLLFIALGMYGASTIGPEVPLLIPENGTIALNFPLTPSRRGSCSTRTAHPYYLEVLGRALRRVGFANRFANPLAGKTKGEVVSYCANPELLARLAPLTVSCAKRSRRGHWKRTTARSCGQCMPCIYRRAALHQAGRDDEVYGNDVCAGEVDVSGEDDAGRDFRACLSLLRRNPSSEEIASTLMASGPLDVSRLTGYASLVQRAMDEIRNLARDKGTAAIQRAAGMTR, from the coding sequence ATGGCGTTGTACGAGGATGGCACGCGCCTCTGCACGCTCGACATTCAGTATTCGATGCTGCGTACGCTTCGGAATCCGAATCCGCTGGCCCTGGACTTCCTGGTCCTGGCCAGCGCCGTATACGCGCTCGACAAGACAATCGTCAGAGCGACGGCGCAGGATGGCTGGACGCGCGAGTGTTCGCTGTCGATGCCGGTGTCAGATCCCGGACGTTGGAACGCTGCGTTACCGGAGCTGACCGAAGCGATCACGTTTCTCACCGGCGATCGTTGGCGCTTTGCATTTGCGCCGCTGAGCGGACAGATTGCGTTTCTGCGCCGTGCTCCACGCACACGCCACAGGCAAGTCGTCATTCCGACAGCCGCACTCAACACGGTCTGCCTGTTCTCCGGTGGTCTCGACTCGCTCGTCGGTGCGATCGACCACCTAGAGCAGGAAGGGTCGAAGCTGCTGCTGATCGGGCACCATGACGGCGACATGGCCGGACCGTTCTCCGACCAGCGCAACCTTATCGAACCGCTTCGGGCTGCGTATCCGCAGCGGCTGCGGCCGATCTTTGTTCGGATCGGCCAGGCCCCCTCGGGCGATGAGATCACATTGCGCAGTCGTTCGTTGCTTTTCATCGCGCTGGGGATGTACGGGGCCTCAACGATCGGTCCTGAGGTGCCGCTTCTGATCCCGGAGAACGGAACCATTGCGCTCAACTTTCCGCTCACGCCGTCGCGGCGCGGGTCATGCAGCACACGAACTGCGCACCCGTACTACCTTGAGGTGCTCGGGCGCGCGCTTCGACGCGTCGGCTTTGCGAACAGGTTCGCAAACCCGCTCGCGGGCAAGACCAAGGGTGAAGTCGTCAGTTACTGTGCGAATCCGGAGCTTCTGGCCCGGCTGGCACCGTTGACTGTGTCCTGCGCGAAGCGCAGCCGGCGCGGGCACTGGAAGCGCACGACGGCGAGGAGCTGCGGTCAGTGCATGCCCTGCATCTACAGACGCGCAGCGCTTCACCAGGCGGGGCGCGACGACGAGGTGTACGGCAACGATGTGTGCGCCGGCGAGGTGGACGTATCCGGCGAGGATGACGCCGGCAGAGATTTCAGGGCTTGCCTGTCGCTGCTCCGACGCAATCCATCGTCTGAGGAGATTGCCAGCACCTTGATGGCGAGCGGGCCTCTGGACGTCAGCCGTCTGACGGGCTATGCGTCGCTGGTGCAGCGAGCGATGGACGAGATTCGGAATCTGGCGCGGGACAAAGGGACGGCCGCGATTCAACGCGCGGCCGGGATGACGCGCTGA
- a CDS encoding TatD family hydrolase: MLDSHCHLDRYRDARSVAEQAADKGVFTIAVTNLPSHFRAGLPHVRKLAKVRLALGLHPLAAAEHCGELADFEAYFATTSFIGEVGLDYSNEGRARRQRQLESFRFVAGLVGVTPKVVSLHSRGAEADVLAVLDQFGVKRAIFHWYSGTLKTLDDVITAGHLLSVNPAMIRSAKGREIIARIPRTQILSETDGPYVQVGGAPAMPWDVALVEKHLAKLWNLAVGQASAQMWSNFVALVDQTRPGLR; encoded by the coding sequence ATGCTCGACAGCCACTGCCATTTAGATCGATACCGCGACGCGCGCAGCGTCGCGGAACAGGCGGCGGACAAAGGCGTGTTCACGATCGCGGTAACGAATCTCCCGAGTCACTTCAGGGCGGGCCTCCCCCATGTCCGCAAGCTGGCGAAGGTGCGGCTCGCGCTTGGCCTTCACCCGCTGGCGGCGGCAGAGCATTGTGGCGAGCTCGCCGACTTCGAGGCGTACTTCGCCACCACGTCGTTCATCGGTGAAGTGGGTCTTGATTACTCGAACGAAGGACGGGCCAGGAGGCAGCGACAGTTGGAGTCCTTTCGCTTCGTCGCCGGCCTGGTGGGTGTGACGCCAAAGGTGGTATCGCTGCACTCGCGAGGCGCCGAAGCGGACGTATTGGCCGTGCTCGATCAGTTCGGCGTCAAGCGCGCGATCTTCCACTGGTATTCAGGGACGCTAAAGACGCTCGATGACGTCATCACTGCAGGGCACCTGCTTTCGGTCAATCCGGCCATGATCCGATCGGCGAAGGGCCGGGAGATCATCGCGCGGATTCCGAGAACTCAGATCTTGTCCGAAACGGACGGTCCGTATGTTCAAGTGGGCGGCGCTCCTGCGATGCCCTGGGACGTGGCGCTCGTGGAGAAGCATCTGGCGAAGCTCTGGAATCTGGCCGTAGGTCAGGCGAGCGCACAGATGTGGTCCAATTTCGTTGCGCTCGTCGACCAGACGCGGCCAGGACTGCGTTAG
- a CDS encoding AAA family ATPase: protein MELSRISVSNFRNFSALDVELNGNVVVVGENRVGKSNLLYALRLLLDPTLPDSARQLTLSDFWDGLNVPWADKRITIAVEIAEFEGDLDVLALLTDYRLNDDPHRARLVYEFRPRADLDAQPTSEEDFEFICYGGEDEANRFGHDLRRRLTLDVLPALRDAEGDLAVWRRSPLRPLIEKAFSAIAGDDIQEIADAVQTATEKMGEFEDVKALEEDIGTLFTEMSGSRQDIKPRLGFGPTDPARLYRTIRLLIDEGARSIADASLGSANLVFLTLKMLELRQMLAENKRDHTFLCIEEPEAHLHPHLQRSVYRHLFSSVRREGAEEQPLSVFLTTHSPHIASVAPIRSLLLLKDVGDAGTVGASTAAAPLDEDEAADLARYLDVTRAEILFARGVVLVEGDAERFLIPAFAKEMGLSLDHLGITVCSVAGTNFKPYAKFLTALRIPFSILTDWDPRDNGRALGFNRAANLVRAISRVPTGEVPDAVKDRLDEADDEHLREIAAEFGIFMDDETLEVDLFRDNDLRGIVIETLREGTFGTASRTLIDRWESDPEALVVARFLSMVESVGKGRFAQRLVSRLEGQAPPVFVRDAITFVRDRV, encoded by the coding sequence ATGGAACTCTCGAGAATCTCCGTTTCCAATTTTCGGAACTTCTCAGCACTTGACGTTGAGCTGAACGGCAACGTCGTCGTGGTGGGTGAGAACCGAGTCGGAAAGAGCAACCTTCTCTACGCGCTCCGCCTTCTGCTGGACCCCACCCTCCCCGACAGCGCCCGCCAACTGACCTTGTCCGATTTCTGGGACGGCCTCAACGTCCCTTGGGCCGACAAGAGAATCACGATCGCCGTTGAGATCGCCGAATTCGAGGGCGACCTCGACGTGCTGGCCTTGCTTACAGACTATCGGCTTAACGACGACCCGCACAGGGCGCGTCTGGTGTACGAGTTTCGGCCCCGTGCGGACCTTGACGCACAGCCGACGTCCGAAGAGGATTTCGAGTTCATCTGCTATGGCGGTGAGGATGAGGCCAATCGCTTCGGCCACGACCTGCGCCGGAGACTCACGCTAGACGTGCTTCCGGCACTCCGGGATGCGGAGGGCGACCTCGCGGTATGGCGCCGCTCTCCGCTGCGGCCGCTGATCGAGAAGGCCTTCAGCGCCATCGCGGGCGATGACATCCAAGAGATTGCCGACGCAGTGCAGACCGCGACGGAGAAGATGGGCGAATTCGAAGATGTGAAGGCTCTGGAAGAGGACATCGGTACGCTGTTCACCGAGATGAGCGGTTCACGACAGGACATTAAGCCGCGGCTCGGCTTCGGCCCGACGGACCCGGCGCGCCTCTATCGGACGATCAGGCTGCTGATCGACGAGGGCGCGCGGTCGATTGCCGACGCCAGTCTCGGTTCTGCCAATCTCGTATTCCTCACGCTCAAGATGCTCGAGTTGCGGCAGATGCTGGCCGAGAACAAGCGGGACCATACCTTTCTTTGCATCGAGGAGCCGGAAGCGCACCTCCATCCTCACCTGCAGCGGTCGGTCTACCGGCACCTGTTCTCAAGCGTTCGGCGAGAGGGAGCCGAGGAGCAACCGCTATCTGTCTTTCTCACCACGCATTCGCCTCACATTGCGAGTGTCGCGCCCATCCGGTCGTTGCTCCTGCTGAAGGACGTTGGAGACGCGGGCACCGTAGGGGCTTCGACCGCCGCGGCACCGCTCGACGAGGATGAAGCGGCGGATCTCGCGCGGTACCTTGATGTGACGCGTGCCGAAATCCTCTTCGCCAGAGGTGTCGTCCTCGTCGAGGGTGATGCTGAGAGATTCCTCATCCCGGCGTTTGCTAAGGAGATGGGGCTCTCGCTTGACCACCTTGGCATCACCGTTTGCTCGGTGGCCGGGACGAACTTCAAACCGTATGCGAAGTTCCTGACGGCTCTCAGGATCCCGTTCTCGATACTGACAGACTGGGATCCACGAGACAACGGCCGGGCTCTGGGCTTCAATCGGGCCGCGAATTTGGTGCGCGCCATCTCGCGCGTGCCGACAGGCGAGGTTCCCGATGCCGTTAAAGATCGGCTCGATGAGGCCGACGACGAGCACTTGCGTGAGATTGCAGCCGAGTTCGGAATCTTCATGGACGATGAAACCCTGGAGGTCGATCTGTTCCGCGACAACGACCTCCGCGGCATTGTTATCGAGACGCTTCGGGAGGGCACCTTCGGTACCGCATCAAGGACCCTGATCGATCGTTGGGAGTCAGATCCGGAGGCGCTCGTCGTCGCAAGATTTCTGTCTATGGTCGAGTCCGTCGGGAAGGGACGCTTCGCGCAGCGGCTTGTGTCGCGGCTGGAAGGCCAAGCACCGCCGGTCTTTGTCCGCGACGCGATCACCTTCGTGAGGGACCGTGTCTGA
- a CDS encoding ATP-dependent helicase, translated as MSEPALYLRAAAALRRNNGQWSAYNAASHCVVLAGPGSGKTKTLTIKMARVLAEEVEAPRGVACITYNNECARELATRLDALGVQRRNRVFIGTVHSFALTQIILPYVRTAEIDVPPGFRVATQAAQRAALEVAYDSVIDRGEDPHRHWRFTMDRYRRSHLDREAEGWREDPETASLIEAYESELRRHGLIDFDDMPILAVRAMRGHPWVQRAILAKYPVLFVDEYQDLGSALHRMVMGLCFTTGVRLFAVGDVDQSIYGFTGANPTLLQRLAARPDVEVVRLRLNYRSGAAIVTASEYALGEERGYEVPEGAPEGMVYFHPRPGDFSLHADHLFAQILPEAFERTGVRQGGVGVLYQAAWIGDFVAASARNHGYEIIRADTNALYPRGSPLMRWLESCATWCCGGWRRGKPRFGTLSVDGQRLFAEAIGTPDQRLGFQRLLLGVVWNRRQPAQPLAGWLSGIQTELLDWHFERCRSLDEERALLVAFIRRTQAGGDADGMTLAQFAGFGEGGDRISLSTLHSAKGREFEIVVLFGMDNGRVPRTGAGPAERSESRRSFYVGFTRAKKELHIVYSQGNPSPFVREVQQQLDDSREH; from the coding sequence GTGTCTGAGCCGGCGCTGTACCTGCGGGCGGCGGCGGCCTTGCGCCGCAATAACGGCCAGTGGTCGGCCTACAACGCCGCCTCTCATTGCGTCGTTCTCGCCGGCCCCGGCAGCGGCAAGACGAAGACGCTGACGATCAAAATGGCGCGAGTTCTCGCGGAAGAGGTTGAAGCGCCTCGAGGTGTGGCCTGCATTACCTACAACAATGAGTGCGCACGAGAGCTGGCGACCCGCCTGGATGCCCTCGGCGTTCAGCGACGCAACCGTGTGTTCATCGGCACAGTCCATTCCTTCGCGCTAACGCAGATCATTCTTCCTTACGTCCGCACCGCGGAGATAGACGTCCCGCCTGGCTTTCGCGTCGCCACGCAGGCGGCGCAGCGCGCCGCACTTGAGGTGGCATACGACAGCGTCATCGACCGAGGCGAAGATCCCCATCGACACTGGCGGTTCACGATGGACCGATATCGTCGGTCACATCTAGACCGTGAGGCAGAAGGATGGCGGGAAGACCCCGAGACGGCCTCGCTGATCGAGGCTTATGAGTCTGAGCTCCGGCGGCATGGGCTGATCGACTTCGACGATATGCCGATTCTGGCGGTGCGCGCCATGCGCGGACATCCGTGGGTGCAGCGCGCCATCCTGGCGAAGTACCCGGTGCTGTTCGTCGATGAATACCAGGATCTGGGCTCCGCCCTGCACCGGATGGTGATGGGGCTGTGCTTCACGACAGGCGTCAGGCTGTTCGCCGTTGGTGATGTGGACCAGTCCATCTACGGATTCACGGGCGCGAACCCGACCTTGCTGCAGCGCCTGGCGGCCCGGCCGGACGTTGAAGTAGTTCGGCTGCGCCTCAACTACCGCTCCGGCGCTGCGATTGTGACTGCGTCGGAGTACGCGCTTGGGGAGGAACGCGGCTACGAGGTTCCCGAAGGTGCTCCAGAGGGAATGGTGTACTTTCATCCGCGGCCGGGTGACTTCTCGCTGCACGCCGATCATCTCTTTGCCCAGATCCTACCGGAGGCCTTCGAGAGGACTGGCGTTCGTCAGGGAGGTGTTGGTGTCCTCTACCAGGCAGCCTGGATTGGCGACTTCGTGGCGGCGTCTGCGCGGAACCATGGCTACGAGATCATCCGCGCCGACACCAACGCCCTCTACCCGCGCGGCAGCCCCCTGATGCGCTGGCTGGAGTCATGCGCGACCTGGTGCTGCGGCGGGTGGCGCAGGGGAAAGCCAAGGTTCGGAACGCTGTCGGTAGACGGTCAGCGGCTGTTCGCCGAGGCGATTGGGACACCCGATCAGCGACTCGGCTTCCAGAGACTGCTTCTCGGCGTCGTGTGGAATCGCCGGCAGCCGGCGCAGCCGCTGGCTGGATGGCTGAGCGGCATCCAAACGGAGTTGCTGGACTGGCACTTCGAGCGGTGCCGCAGTCTCGATGAGGAACGGGCGCTCTTGGTAGCCTTCATTCGGAGGACCCAGGCTGGCGGCGACGCAGACGGTATGACCCTCGCGCAGTTCGCGGGCTTTGGCGAGGGCGGAGACAGGATCAGCCTCTCGACGCTGCACAGTGCTAAGGGCCGCGAGTTCGAGATCGTCGTCCTGTTCGGCATGGACAACGGACGCGTACCCCGCACCGGAGCGGGCCCTGCTGAGCGCAGCGAATCCCGCCGGTCCTTCTACGTTGGGTTCACGAGAGCGAAGAAGGAGCTGCACATCGTCTATTCCCAGGGAAATCCCTCTCCCTTCGTCCGAGAAGTGCAACAGCAACTCGACGATAGTCGGGAGCACTAG
- a CDS encoding TM0106 family RecB-like putative nuclease yields MFIDDPGAALHLSATDLAVFLGCRRGIALEMGVAAGKFARPHFDDPRLEALFRRGLDHEAAFVDSLKNAGASSIVELGDVKDRLEAVERTTAAMRSGADAIVQAALGNDRWYGRPDVLKKVAGASALGPWSYEVVDTKLARETQAGSILQLALYCDLLEAVQGVRPAYFRVVTPDAELPYRLDDYAAYFRLVRSRLDAAAREDDAVLAAANYPEPVDRCDICVWSAECERRRRADDHLSLVAGITRIQRRELVANGVATLTSLAQMPIRPMPFRPRHGAAEAYERSREQSRLQFEARTAGRVFELLPIAPGQGLCLLPEPSPGDVFLDLEGDPFAGPMSGPPVLRGREYLFGLAAIGADGTPAYRAAWAETPEKEKLAFEAVMDQITAAKAAHPGMHVYHYAPYEPSAFKRLMGRHVTREREVDALLRSETFVDLYSVVRRGLRAGVERYSIKSLEQFYEFTRDVDLRQARVNLQAMELAVELGKVDDVRPDVLAAVEGYNRDDCVSTLRLRDWLESLRADVIAGRRTPIGEEGAIDVPRPEIKSGDPSKPLDERQQKVEDLRLRLLSVEDPGRRLLAYLLDFHRREDKAAWWEYFRLLGLSDEDLLDEPGAVSGLEYDRDLRKEKKSTVQRHRFPPQEMELRRRQKLTLGDQRAWGEVVSVDRLARTIDVLVGPSKASLRPTSAFAHDHVDAKALEDAIFAVGEGVANDDADPLALELLYRRPPRTRDVTKLRDGVLAIQGPPGTGKTYSGAKMVCDLVAEGKKVGIAATTHKVIRNLLKAIAAEAAERKASVALAHKPGSDDQNGEDGNGQAAIRAATTNEEALGLIATGGADVLGGTAWLWARPEFAKSVDVLFVDEAGQMSLANAVALTRATSALVLLGDPQQLDQPKKGSHPDGVDVSALEHILGGAQTMPEDKGVFLADTWRFGWPICRFTSEVFYEGKLRPTAEKNLERQRLSGGPIDGAGLFVLDVEHDGNRNGSDEEVRAVVALIERLLASDSTWIDDRGAVRRVSTDDILVVSPYNVQVSRLTEAVPPGVRCGTVDKFQGQQAPISVYSMATSRPEDAPRGLEFLYSLNRLNVATSRAKCAAVVVASPRLFEPECKTPRQIQLANALCRFRELARSLVL; encoded by the coding sequence ATGTTCATCGACGATCCCGGCGCCGCCCTGCACCTCTCCGCTACTGATCTGGCGGTCTTCCTTGGGTGCCGCCGTGGGATCGCCTTGGAGATGGGCGTCGCGGCCGGGAAGTTCGCCCGTCCGCACTTCGACGACCCCCGGCTCGAGGCGCTCTTCCGGAGGGGCCTGGATCACGAGGCGGCGTTCGTCGACTCCCTGAAGAACGCCGGGGCGTCATCGATCGTGGAGCTCGGCGACGTGAAGGATCGCCTTGAGGCCGTGGAAAGAACGACCGCCGCCATGCGATCCGGCGCCGACGCCATCGTGCAGGCCGCGCTGGGGAACGACCGTTGGTACGGCCGTCCCGACGTCCTCAAGAAGGTCGCGGGAGCGAGCGCCCTCGGGCCCTGGTCGTACGAGGTGGTGGACACGAAGCTGGCGCGCGAGACCCAGGCCGGATCCATCCTTCAGCTCGCCCTCTACTGCGATCTCCTCGAGGCGGTCCAGGGCGTCAGGCCGGCGTACTTCCGGGTCGTGACTCCGGACGCCGAGTTGCCGTATCGCCTTGACGACTACGCGGCGTACTTCCGCCTGGTTCGCTCAAGATTAGACGCCGCCGCGCGCGAGGACGACGCTGTGCTTGCGGCGGCGAACTACCCGGAGCCCGTGGACCGCTGCGACATCTGCGTGTGGTCCGCAGAGTGCGAGCGGAGACGGAGGGCCGACGATCACCTGTCGCTGGTCGCCGGCATTACGCGCATCCAGCGACGCGAGCTCGTCGCGAACGGAGTGGCGACGCTCACGTCGCTGGCGCAGATGCCGATCCGGCCGATGCCTTTTCGACCCAGGCACGGCGCCGCCGAGGCCTACGAGCGGTCTCGCGAACAGAGCCGCCTCCAGTTCGAAGCCCGGACCGCCGGCCGGGTCTTCGAGCTGCTGCCGATCGCGCCCGGCCAGGGACTCTGCCTGTTGCCGGAACCGTCGCCCGGGGACGTCTTTCTCGATCTGGAAGGCGACCCGTTCGCCGGGCCGATGTCCGGGCCGCCCGTCCTGCGCGGGCGCGAGTACCTCTTCGGGCTCGCGGCGATTGGGGCCGACGGGACGCCCGCCTACCGGGCGGCGTGGGCCGAAACTCCGGAGAAAGAGAAGCTCGCGTTCGAAGCGGTGATGGACCAAATCACAGCCGCGAAGGCGGCGCATCCGGGCATGCACGTGTACCACTACGCGCCCTACGAGCCGAGCGCGTTCAAGCGCCTGATGGGGCGCCACGTGACCCGCGAGCGGGAGGTCGATGCGCTGCTTCGCTCCGAGACGTTCGTTGACCTGTACTCGGTCGTTCGGCGGGGGCTTCGCGCGGGCGTGGAGCGGTACTCGATCAAGAGCCTCGAGCAGTTCTACGAGTTCACGCGCGACGTGGACCTGCGCCAGGCCCGCGTCAACCTGCAGGCCATGGAGCTCGCGGTCGAGCTCGGTAAGGTCGATGATGTGCGGCCAGATGTCCTGGCCGCTGTCGAGGGCTACAACCGGGACGACTGCGTGTCCACGCTGCGACTCAGGGATTGGCTAGAAAGCCTGAGGGCCGACGTGATTGCGGGCCGGCGGACGCCGATCGGCGAAGAAGGTGCGATCGACGTTCCTCGTCCGGAGATCAAGTCGGGCGACCCATCGAAGCCGCTCGACGAGCGCCAGCAGAAGGTCGAAGATCTCCGCCTTCGACTGCTGAGCGTGGAAGACCCTGGGCGGCGCCTCCTCGCGTATCTCCTCGACTTCCATCGGCGCGAAGACAAGGCTGCCTGGTGGGAGTACTTTCGCCTCCTGGGCCTGAGCGACGAGGATCTCCTCGACGAACCGGGCGCCGTGAGCGGCCTCGAGTACGATCGCGACCTGCGCAAAGAGAAGAAGAGCACAGTCCAGCGCCATCGCTTTCCGCCCCAGGAGATGGAACTGAGGCGCAGGCAGAAGCTGACGCTGGGCGACCAGAGGGCCTGGGGCGAGGTCGTGTCCGTCGATCGCCTGGCGAGGACGATCGACGTCTTGGTCGGCCCGTCGAAAGCCAGCCTGCGCCCGACGTCCGCCTTCGCGCACGACCACGTCGACGCGAAGGCGCTCGAGGACGCGATCTTCGCCGTCGGTGAGGGCGTCGCCAACGACGACGCGGATCCGCTCGCCCTGGAGCTGCTGTATCGCCGGCCGCCGAGAACTCGGGACGTCACGAAACTGCGCGACGGCGTCCTAGCAATCCAGGGGCCTCCCGGAACGGGTAAGACCTACTCCGGGGCCAAGATGGTGTGCGACCTCGTGGCCGAAGGCAAGAAGGTCGGGATCGCAGCCACCACCCACAAGGTGATTCGAAACCTGCTCAAGGCGATCGCGGCCGAGGCCGCGGAACGCAAGGCGTCCGTCGCCTTGGCACACAAGCCCGGAAGCGACGACCAGAACGGGGAGGACGGGAACGGTCAGGCTGCGATTCGGGCCGCCACCACGAACGAAGAAGCGCTCGGCCTCATCGCAACGGGGGGCGCCGATGTCCTGGGCGGCACGGCGTGGCTGTGGGCCAGGCCCGAGTTCGCGAAGAGCGTGGATGTCCTCTTCGTCGACGAGGCCGGCCAAATGTCCCTGGCGAACGCCGTCGCCCTGACGCGGGCGACGAGTGCCCTCGTCCTGCTCGGCGATCCACAGCAGTTGGATCAGCCGAAGAAGGGCTCGCACCCGGACGGCGTGGACGTCTCGGCGCTCGAACACATCCTCGGCGGGGCGCAGACCATGCCGGAAGACAAAGGCGTCTTCCTCGCTGACACATGGCGCTTCGGCTGGCCGATCTGCCGTTTCACCTCGGAGGTCTTCTACGAGGGCAAGCTGCGGCCGACCGCGGAGAAGAACCTGGAGCGGCAGCGCCTATCGGGCGGGCCGATTGACGGCGCGGGGCTCTTCGTGCTGGACGTGGAGCACGACGGGAACCGCAACGGATCAGACGAGGAGGTCCGGGCGGTCGTCGCCTTGATCGAGAGACTATTGGCTTCAGATTCGACTTGGATTGATGACCGGGGCGCAGTGCGCCGTGTGTCGACCGACGACATCCTGGTGGTGTCGCCCTACAACGTGCAGGTGAGCCGCCTTACTGAGGCCGTGCCGCCCGGCGTCCGCTGCGGCACCGTGGACAAGTTCCAGGGGCAACAGGCCCCCATCAGCGTCTACTCGATGGCCACGTCGCGGCCAGAAGACGCGCCGCGGGGGCTCGAGTTCCTCTACAGTCTCAACCGGCTGAACGTCGCCACTTCGCGCGCGAAGTGCGCGGCGGTCGTCGTCGCGTCCCCGCGCCTGTTCGAGCCGGAATGCAAGACGCCCAGGCAGATCCAGCTCGCGAACGCGTTGTGCCGATTCAGGGAGTTAGCGCGTTCACTGGTGCTCTAA